One Campylobacter concisus DNA segment encodes these proteins:
- the thyX gene encoding FAD-dependent thymidylate synthase, with amino-acid sequence MQVTLLNHTPLNICSHAIRTCWQSFEKGDNGGEKDVELIDRVGNKFKHASTLEHLYYNFYIQGISRALLQELARHRLASLSVKSTRYTLKELKKEEKFEVGQFERAAKFIVLTNDEMVDNASIKALENLREILASTTKSLDIVKYCLPECYKTELTWSINARSLQNFISLRSSKSALWEIRNLANAIYSALPDEHKFIFERCLPDDESN; translated from the coding sequence ATGCAAGTAACACTACTAAATCACACTCCACTAAATATCTGCTCTCACGCGATCCGCACATGCTGGCAAAGCTTTGAAAAAGGCGACAATGGCGGCGAAAAAGATGTTGAGCTAATAGATAGAGTAGGAAATAAATTTAAACACGCCTCGACCTTAGAGCACCTATACTACAACTTCTACATCCAAGGCATCTCTCGTGCGCTACTTCAAGAGCTAGCTCGTCACCGCTTGGCAAGTCTAAGCGTCAAATCAACTCGCTACACACTAAAAGAGCTAAAAAAAGAGGAGAAATTTGAAGTAGGACAGTTTGAGCGTGCGGCTAAATTTATCGTGCTAACAAATGACGAAATGGTCGATAACGCAAGCATAAAAGCACTTGAAAATTTGCGTGAAATTTTAGCCTCAACTACAAAAAGCCTTGACATCGTCAAATACTGCCTGCCAGAGTGCTATAAAACCGAGCTTACATGGAGTATAAACGCTAGAAGCTTACAAAATTTCATCTCTTTAAGAAGCTCAAAATCAGCCCTTTGGGAGATAAGAAATTTAGCAAATGCTATCTACTCTGCCTTACCTGATGAGCATAAATTTATATTTGAGAGATGTTTGCCAGATGATGAGTCAAACTAA
- the luxS gene encoding S-ribosylhomocysteine lyase, with the protein MPLLDSFCVDHVKMQAPGVRLAKSMKTPKGDDISVFDLRFCKPNEEILPEKGTHTLEHLFAGFMRNHLNGNGVEIIDISPMGCRTGFYMSVIGTPSEEAVKKAWLASMKDILEVKDQDKIPELNKFQCGTYKMHSLDEAHAIAKKILDLGLVIINNDEIKLDVDAMGLKKH; encoded by the coding sequence ATGCCACTACTCGATAGTTTTTGTGTAGATCACGTAAAAATGCAAGCCCCAGGAGTAAGACTAGCAAAAAGTATGAAAACGCCAAAGGGCGATGATATCAGTGTTTTTGACTTGAGATTTTGCAAGCCAAATGAAGAAATTTTACCAGAGAAAGGTACTCATACATTAGAGCACCTCTTTGCTGGCTTTATGAGAAACCATCTAAACGGCAATGGAGTAGAGATCATAGACATCTCACCGATGGGCTGTAGGACTGGCTTTTATATGAGTGTGATCGGTACACCTAGCGAAGAAGCTGTAAAGAAAGCATGGTTAGCCTCTATGAAAGATATCTTAGAGGTCAAAGATCAAGATAAAATTCCAGAGCTAAATAAATTTCAATGCGGTACTTATAAGATGCACTCACTTGATGAAGCACACGCAATAGCAAAGAAAATTCTTGATCTTGGTCTAGTCATCATAAACAACGATGAGATCAAGCTTGACGTTGATGCTATGGGACTAAAAAAGCACTGA
- a CDS encoding response regulator transcription factor, whose translation MQEYDILDVLSNKKVLCLEDEEAILKNICASLELFFAEVNGVTDGYDALELAMSDAYDVLVLDISVPNIDGLEIAKKVRTINQKIPIVILSSHIEQEYLWRAVELKITRYLAKPYDKKSFIKALEDVALELVGRKPTLRLNDELEYDFGKKVLYINGEISHLSKSESRLLEYFLNNKNQTITYEQIFDYIWEYEQPSKEAIKTIVKELRRKLGKDVIKNLYGVGYLCEI comes from the coding sequence ATGCAAGAATATGATATTTTAGACGTTTTATCAAATAAAAAGGTCCTTTGCCTTGAAGATGAAGAGGCGATTTTAAAAAATATTTGTGCTTCTTTGGAGCTATTTTTTGCCGAGGTAAATGGCGTAACAGATGGCTATGATGCACTTGAGCTAGCGATGAGCGATGCTTATGATGTTTTGGTACTTGATATAAGCGTGCCAAATATCGATGGCCTAGAGATCGCTAAAAAAGTAAGAACTATAAATCAAAAAATTCCTATCGTGATCTTATCAAGCCACATCGAGCAAGAGTATTTGTGGAGAGCAGTTGAGCTAAAGATTACAAGGTATCTTGCAAAGCCATATGATAAAAAGTCATTTATAAAAGCCCTAGAAGACGTTGCTTTAGAGCTTGTTGGACGCAAGCCGACTCTTAGACTAAATGATGAATTAGAATACGATTTTGGTAAAAAAGTACTTTATATAAATGGTGAAATTTCTCATCTAAGTAAGAGCGAAAGCAGGCTTTTAGAGTATTTTTTAAATAATAAAAATCAAACTATAACTTATGAACAAATTTTTGATTATATTTGGGAGTATGAACAGCCAAGCAAAGAGGCGATAAAGACGATCGTAAAAGAGCTTAGAAGGAAGCTTGGCAAAGATGTGATTAAAAATTTATACGGTGTAGGTTATCTTTGTGAAATATAA
- a CDS encoding DNA adenine methylase yields the protein MKPTKQENQAYLKEQILTYLGNKRSLLGFIDLGVKYAKDELKKEKLSCCDLFSGSGVVARFLKQNSEFLVANDLELYSFITNSCYLQNATNELKNEINFWQKKLEKEIENNLSEGFITRLYAPQDDKNITEGERVFYTRKNAIFIDTARRLIDELVPAEMKNFFIAPLLYNASVHANTSGIFKGFHKNKEGIGQFGGRGQNAISRITSDINLTKPIFSNFNVPFEVYQKDANLLAKELDGLDLVYLDPPYNQHPYGSNYFMLNLIASYEEPSKISKVSGIAKDWNRSVFNKKSSASEAFFELIANLKAKFVLISFNSEGFINQDEFDKNLNKMGKVHLLRKKYNAYRGSRNLKARNIHVDELIYVLQK from the coding sequence TTGAAGCCAACAAAACAAGAAAATCAAGCCTATTTAAAAGAGCAAATTTTAACCTATCTTGGTAACAAACGCTCTCTTTTAGGCTTTATAGATCTAGGTGTAAAATACGCAAAAGACGAGCTTAAAAAAGAGAAACTTAGCTGCTGCGACCTCTTTAGTGGAAGTGGCGTGGTGGCTAGGTTTTTAAAGCAAAATAGCGAATTTCTAGTGGCAAACGACTTGGAGCTTTACAGCTTCATCACAAACTCATGCTACCTACAAAACGCCACAAATGAGCTAAAAAATGAGATAAATTTCTGGCAAAAAAAGCTTGAAAAAGAGATAGAAAATAACCTTTCTGAAGGCTTTATAACAAGGCTTTACGCCCCACAAGATGATAAAAATATTACCGAGGGTGAGAGGGTTTTTTATACTAGAAAAAATGCCATTTTTATTGATACAGCAAGAAGGCTCATAGATGAGTTAGTGCCAGCTGAAATGAAAAATTTCTTCATAGCTCCACTTCTTTATAATGCAAGCGTACATGCAAATACAAGTGGAATTTTTAAAGGTTTTCATAAAAATAAAGAGGGCATCGGTCAGTTTGGCGGCAGGGGGCAAAATGCCATCTCAAGGATCACTTCTGATATAAATTTGACTAAGCCAATTTTTTCAAATTTTAACGTGCCTTTTGAGGTCTATCAAAAGGACGCAAATTTGCTCGCAAAAGAGCTTGATGGTCTTGATCTAGTCTATCTTGATCCGCCTTATAATCAGCACCCATACGGTTCAAACTATTTCATGCTAAATCTCATCGCAAGTTATGAAGAGCCAAGTAAAATTTCAAAAGTTTCAGGCATCGCAAAGGACTGGAACAGATCAGTTTTTAATAAAAAATCATCAGCAAGTGAGGCATTTTTCGAGTTGATAGCAAATTTAAAAGCAAAATTTGTACTCATTTCGTTTAACTCAGAGGGCTTTATCAACCAAGATGAGTTTGATAAAAATTTAAACAAAATGGGCAAGGTTCATCTGCTTCGTAAAAAATACAACGCCTACCGTGGTAGCAGAAATTTAAAAGCTAGAAATATCCACGTAGACGAACTTATTTACGTTTTACAAAAGTAA
- a CDS encoding MOSC domain-containing protein, with protein sequence MAIVKALLIGKVKNYGSQSATDKLNLPWSSAIFKVAQNGEIFANELGFEGDSVADTKHHGGPEKAVFANSFANYADWESFLGLKNMAYGAMGENLCIDGLDESSVCVGDIHKIGSLILQVSQPRKPCFKLSKRWGNENMATHIFETGLTGWYYRVITPGSCKAGDTIEIIKKDEVGMSILEINRLFFTPNENLNLLEKFNSLTTLPKSWYSDMERRIQGIYSTEYMRNL encoded by the coding sequence ATGGCAATAGTAAAAGCATTATTAATCGGCAAGGTAAAAAACTACGGCTCGCAAAGTGCGACTGATAAGCTAAATTTACCTTGGAGCTCAGCTATTTTTAAAGTAGCTCAAAATGGTGAAATTTTTGCAAATGAGCTTGGCTTTGAGGGTGATAGTGTCGCTGATACAAAGCACCATGGCGGCCCTGAAAAGGCAGTTTTTGCAAATTCATTTGCAAATTACGCCGATTGGGAGAGTTTTTTAGGATTAAAAAATATGGCTTATGGAGCTATGGGTGAGAATTTATGCATTGACGGTCTTGATGAGAGTAGTGTCTGTGTAGGTGATATACATAAAATCGGTTCACTAATCCTTCAAGTATCACAGCCAAGAAAGCCTTGCTTTAAGCTCTCAAAAAGATGGGGCAATGAAAATATGGCTACCCACATCTTTGAAACTGGCCTTACTGGCTGGTACTACCGCGTAATAACACCAGGATCGTGCAAGGCAGGTGACACCATAGAGATCATCAAAAAGGATGAAGTTGGCATGAGCATTTTGGAGATAAATAGGCTCTTTTTCACACCAAATGAAAATTTAAATTTACTAGAGAAATTTAACTCTCTCACTACTCTTCCAAAAAGTTGGTATAGTGACATGGAAAGACGTATTCAAGGTATTTATAGTACAGAATATATGAGAAATTTATAA
- the flgE gene encoding flagellar hook protein FlgE encodes MMRSLWSGVSGLQAHQIAMDVEGNNIANVNTYGYKYNRANFADILSQTPRVATAPQGQLGGQNAMQIGLGTTINSTTRIFSQGTLTSTDKQTDLALQGNGFFVVSPDGGTTRYYTRNGDFVRDKAGNFVNNSGYIVQGWTRDEETGTIDSTGPIKNIVIKEGLTTPARATTEVKIKGNLDSGNTIGQRSTPIYSLDSVAGGRDYNNDGILNANEVHNENDVNNDQFYTNSRKEQSLTERGVDLGVTFDELGNGLALRDGQGIWVSYANAKTEKFTVGSGLPQSIGQINPAATLDITINGTNIKSQANTITSISDVAAAINAQYNKTGVRAEISEGNKLTLINRNNSGTTEETKNIHLKVNGGNTVTGLADKDIITAYQYVYTSSQTTAVHPNNDKIARQVTTTEDLRAAMQEDARNHVDYNGDGQINANSDALDAAKLATAAHRIAPGTGGAAITNTAYRTAYNTAYAAAAGTPDAKHAAGIAALQALAGDDTNDGVKITVNKLGQFQLENPSNEVADHALYMTTTGLTKPAQGTNNSAINENVRLTTIMKALDGALSPGQALRASGKMMMSSHGSTAEIFDSLGSKHTVSIKWTKTGTTTDGGTEWSMVIQVPEPAKINYTGEGPDNVITGTARFNANGSLASFHPATITFSANNGSQSGQNISLNFGLGTDFNGLTSFDKDSSTESISQDGYTGGTLNGIKIDETGTIIGSFSNGQSFGLAKVALATFTNNEGLQSEGGNVFSQTANSGEAVIGAAGTGDKGTIAASKLEASNVDLSRALTDLIVIQRGFQANSKTITTSDEMLNTLLQLKQ; translated from the coding sequence ATGATGAGATCACTTTGGTCTGGTGTTTCAGGCCTGCAAGCCCACCAGATAGCCATGGACGTAGAAGGCAACAATATCGCAAACGTTAATACCTATGGTTATAAATACAATCGTGCAAATTTTGCTGATATACTAAGCCAAACTCCAAGAGTCGCTACTGCTCCACAAGGTCAGCTAGGCGGTCAAAATGCTATGCAAATAGGTCTAGGAACGACTATAAACTCAACTACGAGAATTTTCTCACAAGGCACACTAACATCTACTGATAAGCAAACAGACCTTGCACTTCAAGGAAATGGTTTCTTTGTCGTATCTCCAGATGGTGGAACAACAAGATACTATACAAGAAATGGTGACTTTGTCCGTGATAAAGCTGGCAACTTCGTAAACAACAGCGGCTATATCGTTCAAGGCTGGACAAGAGATGAAGAGACTGGTACTATCGACTCAACTGGACCGATAAAAAATATCGTGATAAAAGAGGGTCTTACCACTCCAGCAAGAGCGACAACAGAAGTAAAGATAAAAGGCAACCTTGACTCAGGCAATACCATAGGACAAAGAAGCACTCCTATTTATTCACTAGACTCTGTTGCTGGCGGACGTGACTATAACAATGACGGAATTTTAAATGCAAACGAAGTCCATAACGAGAATGATGTAAATAATGATCAGTTTTATACGAACTCAAGAAAAGAGCAAAGCTTAACAGAGCGTGGTGTAGATCTTGGTGTTACATTTGATGAGCTTGGAAATGGTCTTGCTTTAAGAGATGGACAAGGCATCTGGGTGAGCTATGCAAATGCTAAAACTGAAAAATTTACAGTAGGAAGTGGATTGCCACAAAGTATCGGACAGATAAACCCAGCAGCAACACTTGATATTACGATCAATGGTACAAACATCAAATCTCAAGCTAACACAATAACAAGCATAAGTGATGTTGCAGCTGCTATTAACGCCCAGTATAATAAAACTGGCGTTAGAGCTGAAATTTCAGAAGGTAATAAACTAACACTTATAAACAGAAATAACTCAGGCACTACTGAAGAGACAAAAAATATCCATCTAAAAGTAAATGGCGGAAATACTGTTACTGGTTTAGCTGATAAAGATATCATTACAGCTTATCAATATGTCTATACAAGCTCACAAACAACAGCTGTTCACCCAAATAACGATAAAATCGCAAGACAAGTAACAACAACAGAAGATCTTCGCGCTGCTATGCAAGAAGATGCTAGAAACCACGTTGACTATAATGGCGACGGCCAAATAAACGCGAACTCAGATGCACTTGATGCGGCAAAACTAGCAACCGCAGCACATAGAATAGCACCTGGAACTGGTGGAGCAGCCATAACTAACACTGCATATCGAACAGCTTATAATACAGCATATGCCGCTGCAGCTGGTACTCCAGATGCAAAACACGCAGCTGGTATCGCAGCACTTCAAGCACTTGCAGGTGATGACACAAACGATGGCGTAAAGATCACTGTAAATAAACTAGGTCAATTTCAACTAGAAAACCCATCAAATGAAGTAGCAGATCATGCACTTTATATGACAACAACTGGTCTTACAAAGCCAGCTCAAGGTACAAATAATTCAGCTATAAATGAAAATGTTAGGCTCACAACTATTATGAAAGCACTTGATGGCGCATTAAGCCCAGGCCAAGCTCTAAGAGCAAGTGGAAAGATGATGATGTCAAGCCACGGCTCAACGGCAGAAATTTTTGACTCACTTGGCTCAAAACACACAGTTAGTATCAAATGGACAAAGACAGGCACCACAACAGATGGTGGAACTGAGTGGAGCATGGTTATACAAGTACCAGAGCCAGCTAAGATAAACTACACAGGTGAAGGTCCAGATAACGTTATAACTGGAACAGCTAGATTTAACGCAAATGGCTCACTTGCAAGTTTTCATCCAGCAACGATAACATTTTCAGCTAACAACGGCTCACAAAGTGGCCAAAATATTAGTTTAAATTTTGGTCTTGGAACTGACTTTAACGGCTTAACAAGCTTTGATAAAGACTCATCAACTGAATCAATCTCGCAAGATGGCTACACAGGCGGCACATTAAACGGCATAAAAATAGATGAGACCGGAACGATAATAGGCTCATTTTCAAATGGTCAAAGCTTTGGCCTAGCTAAAGTAGCACTTGCTACCTTTACAAATAACGAGGGTCTTCAAAGCGAGGGTGGAAACGTATTTTCACAAACCGCAAACTCAGGTGAAGCAGTCATCGGTGCAGCTGGTACAGGCGATAAGGGAACGATCGCAGCTTCAAAACTTGAAGCTAGTAACGTCGATCTAAGTCGTGCGCTAACAGATCTTATCGTTATTCAAAGAGGTTTCCAAGCAAACTCAAAAACGATCACAACAAGTGATGAGATGCTAAATACACTTCTTCAATTAAAACAATAA
- the dnaA gene encoding chromosomal replication initiator protein DnaA: MIADEILENLSTQISPEEYQSYIKQLKFNEKASDDHIIVFTAPNELMAKFINTRYADKIAHLYEVRTGIKPNIEISSTKSSKVSKQNQINVKQIKTQSSILNPSYTFENFVCGASNQYAFLSAKAAAEKPGVLYNPLFIYGTTGLGKTHLLQSVGNHCLNKGKTVICVTSEQFMIDFTSHINNHSMPKFREKYRNCDVLLIDDVQFLGKTDKIQEEFFNTYNELLAKNGQIVMTSDRPPKTLKGFEDRMISRFDKAFMADITPPELDTKIAIIIKKCEFDKIDLNKEVINYIATNMGDNIREIEGAIINLNVFKTLMKEEITLDLAKSILKDLIKEKRENINFDTIVEIVSKELNIKQSDIKSKSRVTNIVEARRIIIYLAKMLTTNSMPQIANYFGMKDHSAVSHNIKKINELIQTNEIFSLKVTELKNKILTKG; the protein is encoded by the coding sequence TTGATAGCAGACGAAATTTTAGAAAATCTTTCAACACAAATTTCACCTGAAGAATACCAAAGTTATATCAAGCAATTAAAATTTAACGAAAAGGCTTCAGACGATCATATTATAGTATTCACTGCACCAAATGAGTTAATGGCTAAATTTATAAATACAAGATATGCTGATAAGATCGCTCATCTATATGAAGTTAGAACAGGGATAAAGCCAAATATTGAAATTTCATCTACTAAAAGTAGCAAGGTATCGAAGCAAAATCAAATAAATGTTAAGCAAATAAAAACACAAAGTAGCATTTTAAATCCAAGCTACACATTTGAAAATTTTGTCTGTGGAGCGTCAAATCAATACGCATTTTTAAGCGCAAAAGCAGCCGCTGAAAAACCTGGCGTACTTTATAATCCACTTTTTATCTATGGCACGACAGGGCTTGGCAAGACTCACTTACTCCAGTCAGTCGGAAATCACTGCCTAAATAAAGGAAAAACCGTTATTTGCGTAACTAGCGAACAATTTATGATAGATTTTACCAGTCATATAAATAACCACTCAATGCCAAAATTTCGTGAAAAATATAGAAACTGCGATGTTTTACTAATAGACGATGTACAGTTTCTTGGTAAAACTGATAAAATCCAAGAGGAATTTTTCAACACATATAATGAACTTTTAGCAAAAAATGGTCAAATAGTTATGACTTCAGATCGACCTCCAAAGACACTAAAAGGCTTTGAAGATAGGATGATTTCAAGATTTGATAAGGCTTTTATGGCTGATATTACGCCACCTGAACTTGATACAAAAATAGCCATCATCATCAAAAAATGCGAATTTGATAAAATCGATCTAAATAAAGAGGTCATAAACTACATAGCTACAAACATGGGAGATAATATCCGTGAGATCGAGGGAGCTATCATAAATTTAAACGTATTTAAAACTCTTATGAAAGAAGAGATCACACTTGATCTTGCAAAAAGTATATTAAAAGATCTGATCAAAGAAAAACGTGAAAATATAAATTTCGATACTATCGTTGAAATAGTTAGTAAAGAACTAAATATCAAACAAAGTGATATAAAAAGCAAATCAAGAGTTACAAATATCGTAGAAGCAAGACGAATCATCATATATCTTGCAAAGATGCTTACAACAAACTCAATGCCACAAATTGCAAACTATTTTGGCATGAAAGATCACAGTGCCGTTAGTCATAATATTAAAAAGATAAATGAGCTAATACAAACTAATGAAATTTTTAGTCTAAAAGTTACTGAATTAAAAAACAAAATTTTGACAAAAGGATAA
- the pyrE gene encoding orotate phosphoribosyltransferase translates to MDLEKIYKEAGAYLEGHFLLSSGNHSQFYLQSAKVLEDPALAGKLADELARVIEKFGIKFDSVCSPALGGILAGYELARAAKKRFIFTERVDRVMSLRRGFEVKKGEKFIVCEDIITTGGSALEAAHVIESLGGEVVGFAALANRGFCKVVNLDNEAKPNAKLPSDKPFFALGNFEFEIYEPEHCPLCKNGSKAIKPGSRGN, encoded by the coding sequence ATGGATTTAGAGAAAATTTATAAAGAGGCTGGGGCATATTTAGAGGGACATTTTTTACTAAGCAGTGGCAATCACTCACAGTTTTACCTCCAAAGTGCAAAGGTGCTTGAAGATCCAGCTTTGGCTGGAAAGCTAGCTGATGAGCTTGCCCGTGTGATAGAGAAATTTGGCATTAAATTTGATAGCGTTTGCTCACCTGCACTTGGAGGAATTTTAGCTGGCTATGAGCTAGCTCGCGCAGCAAAGAAGCGTTTTATATTTACAGAGCGCGTTGATAGGGTGATGAGTCTTAGACGTGGTTTTGAGGTAAAAAAAGGTGAGAAATTTATCGTTTGTGAAGATATTATCACGACTGGTGGTTCAGCACTTGAAGCAGCGCACGTGATAGAGAGCCTTGGTGGTGAGGTAGTTGGCTTTGCAGCACTTGCAAACCGTGGCTTTTGTAAGGTTGTAAATTTAGACAATGAGGCTAAGCCAAATGCTAAACTACCAAGCGATAAGCCATTTTTTGCTTTAGGAAATTTTGAGTTTGAAATTTATGAGCCTGAGCATTGCCCACTTTGTAAAAATGGAAGCAAAGCGATCAAACCTGGAAGCAGAGGCAACTAA
- a CDS encoding Na+/H+ antiporter NhaC family protein — MLIFNPVVFSILVMTILCLLRFNILLSILISALVAGVMYKHGFSGFESGIAGGIDSLFTALKETTQSLISGMQGNLETSLSYILLGALAAAIANTNLTAILINALSKFLSSNKVIFILTIAFIACLSQNLIPVHIAFIPILIPPLLAIMNKMGIDRRAVACALTFGLQAPYVSLSVGFGLLFHNILKKELANNGITTSISDISSVMWIGGASMLIGLILAILFYGKKRAYKTSKFEKEELDEIERSKSLEMTKKEWAVLAGAVVAFGVQIYTELLPLGALLGLLVMVVFGGIEYKKVDKIMDNGLAMMGFIAFIMLVAAGYGTILRESGGIDELVKYASLVSGGKIGGAFLMLLIGLLVTMGIGTSFGTIPILASIYVPLCVSLGFGVPAIILLVGIAAALGDAGSPASDSTLGPTSGLNADGEHNHIYDTCVPTFVFFNIPLIIGGIVGAMILG, encoded by the coding sequence ATGCTTATATTTAACCCTGTTGTTTTTAGCATTTTGGTAATGACGATACTTTGTCTATTGCGTTTTAACATTTTGCTTTCTATCCTTATCTCTGCTCTTGTTGCGGGAGTAATGTATAAGCATGGATTTAGTGGATTTGAAAGTGGCATTGCAGGTGGGATAGATAGCCTCTTTACAGCCCTAAAAGAGACTACACAAAGCCTGATAAGCGGTATGCAAGGCAATCTTGAAACATCGCTTAGTTATATTTTGCTTGGTGCTTTAGCAGCCGCCATCGCAAATACAAATTTAACTGCTATTTTGATAAATGCTTTGAGCAAATTCCTTAGCTCAAATAAAGTGATTTTTATACTAACTATCGCATTTATAGCATGCTTATCTCAAAATTTAATTCCAGTTCACATAGCTTTTATACCTATTTTGATTCCACCACTTCTTGCTATTATGAACAAAATGGGAATAGATAGACGAGCCGTAGCTTGTGCTTTGACATTTGGTCTTCAAGCACCTTATGTAAGCCTTAGCGTTGGCTTTGGTCTACTTTTTCACAATATCTTAAAAAAAGAGCTAGCAAATAACGGCATAACCACATCTATTTCTGATATATCTTCTGTTATGTGGATAGGCGGCGCTTCGATGCTTATTGGACTTATCCTTGCCATACTTTTTTATGGTAAAAAAAGAGCTTATAAAACTTCAAAATTTGAAAAAGAAGAGCTTGATGAGATCGAGCGCTCAAAAAGCCTTGAGATGACTAAAAAAGAGTGGGCGGTTTTAGCTGGTGCAGTTGTGGCTTTTGGTGTGCAAATTTATACTGAGCTGCTACCTCTTGGCGCACTACTTGGACTTTTGGTAATGGTAGTTTTTGGCGGTATCGAATACAAAAAAGTAGATAAGATCATGGATAACGGCCTTGCTATGATGGGATTTATCGCTTTTATCATGCTAGTTGCTGCAGGTTATGGCACTATCTTAAGAGAGAGCGGCGGTATCGATGAGCTTGTAAAATATGCTAGCTTAGTATCTGGCGGCAAGATAGGCGGAGCATTTTTGATGCTTCTTATTGGTCTACTTGTAACAATGGGCATAGGCACTAGCTTTGGTACGATCCCTATCTTAGCTTCTATCTATGTGCCACTATGCGTTAGTCTTGGTTTTGGCGTACCAGCCATCATCTTGTTAGTTGGTATAGCTGCAGCTCTAGGAGATGCTGGAAGCCCAGCAAGCGATAGCACACTTGGGCCGACAAGCGGTCTAAATGCTGATGGTGAACACAACCACATATATGATACTTGTGTACCTACATTTGTATTTTTCAATATCCCACTCATCATCGGTGGCATCGTTGGAGCTATGATACTTGGATAA
- the ruvC gene encoding crossover junction endodeoxyribonuclease RuvC — protein MVMKILGIDPGTKNCGYAILEKNKFKTTLLEAGLIKIKPNTLQYQITELCEGLDLIFKNHKFDEVAIEDIFFAYNPKTVLKLAQFRGALSLKILQLHGDFAEYTPLQVKKTVTGKAKADKEQVAFMVKKILGINKEIKPLDITDAIAIALTHANNLRVS, from the coding sequence ATAGTTATGAAAATTTTAGGAATCGATCCAGGAACGAAGAATTGCGGTTATGCGATACTTGAAAAAAATAAATTTAAAACTACACTTCTTGAAGCAGGACTCATAAAAATAAAACCAAATACACTTCAGTATCAGATTACCGAGCTTTGTGAGGGGCTTGATCTCATCTTTAAAAATCATAAATTCGATGAGGTTGCGATCGAAGATATATTTTTTGCTTACAACCCAAAGACAGTTTTAAAACTCGCTCAGTTTCGTGGTGCACTTAGCCTTAAAATTTTACAGCTTCATGGCGATTTTGCCGAGTATACACCACTTCAAGTAAAAAAAACTGTCACTGGCAAGGCCAAAGCTGACAAAGAGCAAGTGGCGTTTATGGTGAAGAAAATTTTAGGTATAAACAAAGAGATAAAACCACTTGATATAACTGATGCGATCGCAATCGCGCTAACTCACGCAAATAATTTAAGAGTAAGCTAA